In Chitinophagaceae bacterium, the genomic window CTTCAGGGATTGTACTTGCAGGTTTTATTAGTTTTAATTATAAAGATAACCAGGGCTATTACGGCCAGGCAGCCGACCGTTTTATACAGGCTTTAAGGTTGTACAAACTTGGCCATATAAAAAAAATTGTAATTACTGGTGGCAGCGGAAGCATCTGGAGACAACAGTATAAAGAAGCCGATTTTGTGAAAGAACAATTTTTGGAACAAGGCATACCAGCGCAGGATATTATTGCAGAAAATCAAAGTAAAAACACTTTTGAAAATGCCGTATATACTAAAAAAATACTCGATTCCTTAAAAATTCCACAACCATATTTACTCATCACCTCTGCATTACACATGAAGCGCTCCCTGCAGGCATTTTCTAAAGCAGGCATGAATTGCGTGCCCTATCCGGCCAATTTTATTGCCCTGGACAACCCGCCAACTTTTGCTTCGGTATTGATGCCTGCTGCAAGCGCTTTTACGGGCTGGGATTTGTTATTAAAAGAAGTTATTGGGCTTTGGGTTTATAAATTCACCGGCAAAGCATAATCTCAAAAAAATCCGACTGCTTTTTGTACT contains:
- a CDS encoding YdcF family protein is translated as MFFILSKLLNFLISPFYWLLFFIAMSLFGKNAIRKKRFAIISICWLVFFTNPFIIHKLTLAWQQPRKVLAQNENYSSGIVLAGFISFNYKDNQGYYGQAADRFIQALRLYKLGHIKKIVITGGSGSIWRQQYKEADFVKEQFLEQGIPAQDIIAENQSKNTFENAVYTKKILDSLKIPQPYLLITSALHMKRSLQAFSKAGMNCVPYPANFIALDNPPTFASVLMPAASAFTGWDLLLKEVIGLWVYKFTGKA